Part of the Crossiella cryophila genome, CGGCCGGGTCCGCTGGGTCGTCGAACGCACCATCTCCTGGCTGCTGCGGTTCAAACGCCTCGGGCTGCGCTACGACCGGACCGAACGCACCACGCTGGCGCTCCTCACGCTGGCCTGCACTGTGATCAACGTCCGCCGGCTCATAAACCAGGTCTAACGCATCCCCTCACTCGTTTGGGATACATCGGTAGCTCTGTGTCGTTGGGTGGGGGTGACTGGTGAGCTTCTGAGCGCGGAGCAGGTCCTCGGGTCAGGGAGATCGATCTCCTGGAGGAGGCTGCAGCCGCGTTGCTGACGGCACCATCGACGGGGATGAACGAGCACTCTCGTCGGGAAGTGATCAGCCATCGGTGGGGCCGCCTCTTCAGAGGCGTTCGACGCGGTCGGCCTGCGGGCCCCGGTCGCTCTGACGCACCGCGTACCGGACCCGGTCACCCTTCTGCAGCGGCTCCGACCCCATGATCACGGACGCGTGGGCGAAGAGATCGTCGCCGCCTGCGTCCGGGGTGATGAAGCCGAAGCCGCGGTCGCCGTCGTAGCGCGCGACGACGCCCTCGCCGCCTCGTACGGGCACGTCCCGCGCCGCCGGCCCTGCGGCCGCGGCAGGTGCCGACCGCTGCGGCGCCGTCTGGGGCTCGGCGCCTCGGACCAGGTGCACGTCGCGGGCCTGCGGGCCCTTGTCTCCACTAGCCACCTCGTAGGCGACGCGGTCGCCCTCCGCGAGCCACGTCAGCCCCTCGGCCAGGGCCCGGGTGTGAACGAAGACGTCCCCGGCGCCGGAGTCGGGGTTGATGAAGCCGAAGCCCTTGTCCTCGTCGTACCAGGCCACCGTGCCGTCGGCACCGTCCGCGATGCCAGCCGCAGCGGGTGAGCCTGCCCCTGCTCCCAGCGGGATCACGTGCCCGGCCTGCGGGCCGCGCTCGCCTTCGACGATCAGGAAGGCCACCCGCTGCCCCTCGGTGACCACGCCGCCGGTCACGATGGCGGAGCTGTGCACGAAGATGTCGGCGCCGCCGCCGTCCGGCGACGCGAAGCCGTACCCCTTGCCCGGCTCGTACCAGTTGACGGTGCCGAGCAGGCCGACGGCGCTGCCGGTGGGCGCATCGGCGGTGACGCGAACGCGCAGCGCCTGGGGCCCGCGGTCGTTCTCGCCGACCTCGAACACGACGGACTGACCCTCGCGGAGCACTTTCGCGCCGCCGTCCCCGACGATCTCGGAGGCGTGCACGAACACGTCCGGCGAGCCGTCCTCGGGCGCGAGGAAGCCGAAACCTCGTTCGGCGTCGAACCAACGGACGGTCCCCTGCGGCATCAAAGGCTCCAGGTTGAGAGGGCGGGCACTGGCCCCCAGTCTCTCTGACAGACCTCCGGTCCGTCGGGCCGGGCCCACCGGCGGGCGGAGCGCGCCAATCAATACAGCCTCGCTGACCGGGCTCGAACCGGTGACTACTCGGTCCTGAGAGCCGAGCGCTCTACCACTGAGCTACAGCGAGTCGGACTTTCCACAGTGGCACAGGACTACTCGGTCGCGCCAGAACTTCGCCCGATCGGCCGCCCGCTGAAGAACCCGGACCGGCGCAGCACCTGCGCCCAGGCCGGGTCGGCGATGCTGACCCCGTGCACCAGTTCCGGGGTCGGGGTGAACTCGGCGACGCCCTCGTCCGGTCGCGGCGCGGTCCAGCCGGACAGCCGCGGATCCAGCCCGACCCTGGCGCAGACCTCCTCGACCTTGGCCCGGCCGCATTCCACGTGTCCGTCCAGCACGTCCCATGGCAGCGGCAGCCCGGCCCAGACCGCGGTGTCGGGGGAGAGTTCGGTGCCTGCCGCGTGCCACTGCACCAGGTCGGCGGCCATCAGCCGCATCGCCTTGCCGGGGCAGGCGACCTCCAGCAGGCGTTCGGTGCCGGTGGCGGCCAGGCAGGACAGCCAGGCCGCGCGGGCGGCGTTGTAGCCCTGGGCGAGCAGGTTCCAGGTGCTGGAATCGTTGCCTCGGCGCACAACCATCCGCACGCGGTCGAAGCCGCCGGTGCGCCACATCTGCCCGAGCAGGGTCGCGGCCTGGTGCATCACCGCTGACCAGCGGCCCAGCAGTTCGCCGCGCTGGGCGTCGTCGAGCCGGTAGAGCACCTCCTGGCTGGGCAGTACGAGTGCGATCATCGCCCAGTCGGTCGCGGCCCCGCGTTCGCAGCGGGCCAGCAGCGCGTCGGCGATCTGGTCGAACGGGTTGGCCCGCCCGGCCAAGGAGAACTCGCGGCGCAGGTTGCGGCGGGCGGTGTAGTAGGCGATGAAGCAGGCCGCGTCCTCATCGGCGCGGAAGCGGGCGAAGTCGAGCTGTCCGGCGAACCCGGAGCGGCCCAGCATCACCAGTCGCCGCTTGAACTGCTCGTGTTCGAGTTGTTTCGCCTTGGCCGCCAGCCGGTGCAGTGCCCGCCAGCGCCGGTTGTACTGCCGCCCGGTGATCTCCATCCCGGCCCGCTGGCGTTCCTGCCGGTCCAGCCGGTGGGCCAGGAAGTCGGCGTGGTCGGTGTGCCAGCCAACGGTCTCGCCGAGGGAGTTGGCCACCGCGCGCAGTGCCTGCGGGTCGTCCGGGTTGACCGCGGGTGGTTCGGGCAGGCCGAAGACCTTGGCCGCGCAGGCCAGTTGCGCGGTGCCGCCGACCGGGCGGGCGAAGTCCTCCGGCATGGAGGAGAAGTAGCCGTTGCCCCGGCCCTTGGCCGCGGCGACCCCGAGCAACGCGGACTCCGCCGCGGTCAGCTTGCCGCCGAGGGCCTGGAGCACCAGTTCGGCGACGTCCTCGGGACGACGCCGTTCGTCGAGGGAGGCGTGCAGCTCCTTGAGCGCCGACTCGGCTTCCTCGCCTGGGGTCATGGCCTCCATGCTGGCAGCATCACGTCACGCTCACGAGCACTTCCGGCTTCCTGGAACGCGTTTGGAGCAACGGGTTACTCCGTCGTGACAGCACTGTCACACGCGCCTTGGCAACGCCGGAAGTCAGCGCCTGCCCGCCGCCTGCCGGTAGGCCGCCACGGTCTCCTCGGCACAGCGCCGCCAGGTGAACTCCGAGGCGTGCGCCCGTCGTTTGGCCAGGGTGTCCGCTGACACGCCATCGTCCAATGTGGACGACAGGGCCGCGGTGAGCGCGTCCACGTCGCCGAAGGGGACCAGGGTGGCCAGGCCACCGGCCACCTCGCGCAGCGCGGGCACGTCCGAGCACACCACCGGCACGCCGCAGGCCATGGCCTCCAGCACCGGCAGGCCGAAGCCCTCGTCCCTGGACGGCAGCACCAGCAGCGCGGCCCCCGCGACCACCCGGCGCAGGTCCAGCTCGGAGAGGTACCCGGTGCGGATGACCCGGTCAGCCTCACCACCCACGGTGTCGGTGCCCGGTCCGGCCAGTACCAGCGGTGGCAGCTCCGGATCGGCGGCGTGCGCGGCGACCAGGCTGGCCAGGCCCTTGCGCGGGCCTTCAGCGCCGACGAAGAGCAGGTACTGCTCGGGCAGCCCGAGCCGTCGGCGCAGGTTCTCACTCGGCGCCCTGGCCACGAACCAGGCCGGGTCCACGCCCAGCGGGGTGACCTTGATCCGGTCCTTGGGCACGCCGAGGCGTTCGCTCACCGTCTCGGCCACCGCGTGCGTCGGCGTGCACACCACGTCGGCGCGCTTGGCCGAGCGCCGGACCAGTTCGGGCAGGTCGGACTCACTGGCCGGGATCTCCGCCGGCGCGTCCAGGAAGGCCAGGTCGTGGATGGTGAGCACACTGCCCGCGCGCAGCGAGGGCGGCAGCACGAAGTTGGTCGCGTGCACCACGTCGGTGAACCCGGCGAAGACCTCGATCGGCGGCAGCGGCGAACGCAGCCAGGCCGCGCGCAGCAACCGGGCGGGCACCGGCAGGCCGCGGGCGCGCACCCCGTGCGGCACGGCCGAGCGCAACGCCCGCCAGCCGCGCAGGGTGAAGGCCACCGCGCGTACGTCCACAGTGGACATCGAGGCGAGTTCCTCGGCCAGTGCGGCGGTGTACCGGCCGACCCCGGTCCGGTCCCCGAGCAGCGGGTTGCCGTCCAGCAGCACCCGGAGCGGCTTCACGTCAGCGTTTCCTCTCACTGGCTTCTCTCGTCCCCGCCGCGCAACCGGTCCTTGGCCAGCCGCGCCAGCCGACCACCGGCCCGGCGGGCGACCTCGCCCGCGCCACCGGCGTTGAGGTATTCCCGGAACAGGCCCAGGTCCCGGCGCAGTCGCTGGCCGGAGTTGAGCGGTGGTGTCCTGGTCAGCGGCGAGCTGGCGGAGAGCCGGTCGGCGGCCGGGCGCGGGTTGCGGCAGAACTCCACCAGCGGCGCCAGCGCGTTCTCCCAGGTGAACTCGTCCCGGATGGCGGCGATCCGGTCCCGGCAGGCCGCGGCGAACTCGGTGTCGTAGAGCACCAGGTCCAGCGCTTCGGCCAGTTCCGCCGGGTCCTCGGCCGGGACGACCAGACCGAGGCCCTCGGCGCGCACCAGGTCGGCGAAGGAGTCGCCGTCGGTGGTCACGATGGGCAGGCCGGCCCACAGGTAGTCCAGCACCCTGGTGCGGAAGGCGAAGGTGGTCTCCACGTGCTCGAAGTGCGTGGTGACCCCGCAGTCGGCGTCCAGCAGGAAGTTCTGCCGCTGGTGGTAGGGCACCCAGCTCTCGTTGAAGAACACGTGCCGGTTGACCAGGCCGAGCTGGTGCGCCAGCCGCCGGGTCTCCGCGGTGATGCCCATCTCGGGCACGTCCGGGTTCGGATGGCGCATGCCGAGGAAGAACAGCCGGAGGTCATCACGCTTGTGCCGCAACAGATCCACCGACTGGATCAGGGTCAGCGGGTCGAACCAGCTGTAGACGCCACCGGCCCACAGCACGACCTTGTCGGACTCGCCGATGTTGGGCGCGACGCCGCGGATGCCGCGGCCGTTGCGCTCCGGCGGCTTGCCGGGCAGGCCGAAAGGGGCCACCGCGAGCAGCGACTGCACGGTCGGGTCGGCGTCGTAGAGCGCGGGGGTGAGCCTGCCCAGCGCCATCAGGTTGCCCAGCCAGAAGTGCCGCTGGCGTTCGGAGGCGCAGAGGAAGAAGTCACCGCGCTGGAGCTGGGCGTTGAGCACCTTGGTGACGCCGATGACGTCCTTGGCCCGGCGCTCGTCGTCGTTGTCCTTGCTCTGCTCCAGCAGTTCCAGGTGCATCGGGTCGTAGACATCGCAGACCACGATCTTGGTGGAGTCCTTGCGCTTCAACGAGGGCACCAGTTCCAGCACGTGGCCCTGCAGCACGACCACGTCGGCCCAGTCCACGTGCTGCGGCAGATCCCGTTGCGGCGCCTGCACAACCGCGAACGGCGCGGGCGGCGGCGCGAAGGACTTGTTGATGCTGACCAGCCGGACCTCGTGCTCGCCTGCCAGGGTCAGCGCCATGTTCCAGGCCCGGATCGCCGGTCCGGCCATCCGTTCGGCCACCACATCGCCGGTGATCACCAGGATCCGCCGCGGCCGCCCGAACACCTCGTCCAGGCCGAAGGCCTTGACCAGCACCTCGTGCGCGGCCAGGTAGCGCGGCAGCGGGTAGGCGGGCTCCATCGCCTTGCGCATCAACGGAAGCAGGTCGTGATCGGTGCACACCCTGGCCGCCTGCTCCTCGGCCCGCGAGGGGCCGAGCGAGGGCAGCAGTTCCACGAACTGGTCGATCGCCAGGAACCCGGCCAGGGTCTCCCGGGAGATCTGCACCGGCGCGTCGTCCTCGGCCCGGTCGGCCGGTCGGCGGGTGATCTCCAGCTGGGTCGGGTCCAGTTCGCCGCGGGCGGTGGAGCGGCGCACGGCCAGCGCCAGCGCGGCGGGCAGCACCTTGGCCAGCGAGGCGTCGGAGAGGTTCTTGTAGAGCATCGCCAGGGCGTTGCGCTCCAGCAGGTAGTACTCGCGGGCGGAGTGCACGCCGGACATGGAGGCGTGGTGCCGGTGGTAGGTCAGCGAGGCGGGCTCGTAGCGCACCCGCCAGCCACGCAGGTTGAGCCGCCAGCCGAGGTCCACGTCCTCGTAGAACATGAAGAAGCGCTCGTCGAAGCCGTGCAGCGCGCGGAACAGGTTGGCCCGCACCAGCAGCGCCGACCCGGTGCCGAAGAGCACATCGCGCGGCGCGTCGTGCGAGCCGTCGTCGGGCTCCCCGGCGTGCCGCTTGTAGCCCATGCCGAACCAGGTGAGCCCGCCGTCGACGAAGTCGATGGCCTTGCCATCCCAGTCCAGGACCTTGCTGGCCACCGCGCCCACGGTCGGCTCCGCGCGCAGCACCGAGACCGCGGCCCGCACCCACTGCGGATCCGGCCGGGCGTCGTTGTTGAGGAAGGCCAGCACCTCGCCGTGGGAGTGCTCGACGCCGAGGTTGCAGCCACCGGCGAAGCCCAGGTTGGCCGGGGCGCGCACCAGCATCACGCCGTCCGCCTCGGCCTCGATCCGCTCGGCCGAGCCGTCGCCGGAGGCGTTGTCGACGCAGATCAGCTGGAGTCGTTCGGTCGGGTAGTCGAGCTGCTCGCGCAACGCCCGCAGGCAGGTGATGGTGTCCTCGGCGCCGCGGTAGTTGACCACCACCACCGACACCAGGGGCAACTCCGCCACGTCCCGACTCCTCCCCGCAGACCGCACGAACTCGCTAAGCCTGCCTCATCCGATGTTGATCGTAGGTACGGCCCGCACCCAAAAGGTGTCAATCACACCTAGACGCACACAACTTTGTCTACCTATCCTAGACGCATGCCCCTGGACGAGACCCTGCTCGCCGCCACCCGCGCCGCCACCGAGGGGTGGCGGGCCGCCCAGCGCGCCACCGAGCAGGCCAAGGCCGAGTACCAGCGCTCGGTCCGCCGCCTGCACCTCTCCGGCGCCTCCCTGCGCGAGATCGCCGACGCCCTGGACCTGAGCCACCAGCGGGTACACCAGCTGGTCGAGGCCGCCGGCGGCGTGCCGGACTGGCGGCCGAGGAAGGAACCCTCCGGCCGGGCCTGCTCCTTCTGCGCCACCCCGGAGGAGGAGTCCGCCCGCCTGGTCGCCGGCCCGCAGATCTTCATCTGCGACAACTGCGTCAACCAGGCCCAACTCGTCCTGGCAGGTCACCCCAGCCGCCTCGACCAGGCCGCGGGCCGCTTCACCTGCTCCTTCTGCGCCAAACCCGCCACCGAGGTAGGCCCGGTCGCCACCGGCCCCGGCGTGCGGATCTGCGGCGGCTGCGCCGGCTTCGCCGCCGAGGTGCTTGCCGCCACACTGGGCGGGTGAGCACGCACAACCGGATCAGCGGCCAGGTGTGGGCCAACCTGGTCGTGCAGGGCAGGGACATCACCGTGCAGCAGCCGGTGGTCCCGTCCCAGGCCCTGTCCGGGTTGCCACCACAGCCGGTCTTCGTCGGCCGCGACCGGGAGCTGGCCGAACTGCTCGACAGCCTGCGCGCGGGTTCGGTCGTGGTCACCGGCCTGCCCGGCGTCGGCAAGACCGCCCTGGCCGTCCGCGCCGCGCACGAGCTGCGCCCGGAGTTCCCCGGCGGCGTCCTGTTCCTGGACCTGCGCGGCTACGACACCCCCATCACCGGCGAACAGGCCCTCACCGACCTGCTCACCGCCCTCGGCGAACCCGCCCCCACCGGCCAGGACGCCTGCGAACGCAGCTACCGCTCGGCTCTGCACCGCCACCAGCCCCTGCTCCTGGTCGCCGACAACGCCAGCACCACCACCCAGGTCCAGCCCCTGCTCCCCGACGGCCCACACCGCCTACTGGTCACCAGCCGCCACACCCTGGCCGACCTGGACGCCCGCCTGCTCGACCTGGCAGTGCTGCCACCAGCCGAGGCCGAGGCCCTGCTCGCCGAGTTGCTCCGCCAGGCCACCGGCGACGACTCCCGCCTCGGTCCGGAACTCGCCGACCTGGCTCGGTTGTGCGGCTATCTGCCCCTGGCGTTGCGCATCACCGCCGCCGACCTCGCCGCCCACCCCGGCCAGCCACTGTCCGCCCGGGGCCAGGCCCTGGCTGACGAACGGGAGTTGCTGTCCGAACTGGAATTCGGCTCGGAGTTGGCGGTCCGGGCGTCTTTTGACCTGTCCTACCGGCAGTTGCCACCCGAGCAGGCCCGGATGTTCCGGCTGCTGCCGGTCAATCCTGGCGAGCAGGTCAGCACCGAGGCGGCCGCGGCGATTGCCGACCTGTCCGAGCCCGCGGCGCGGCGGTTGCTGTCCGAGCTGGCTCGCGCACACCTGATCGAGCAAGGCTCGCGCTGGGACCGGTGGCGGCTGCACGACCTGCTCGCCGCGTACGCCGCGGAGTTGCCGGAGGACGGTCGCGCACCGGCGCTGGGCCGCATGGTCCAGCACTACGGGCCGGTGGCCGAGCAGGCCAGTGATCACGTGATGAACAGGGACAATCCGCCGGACAACCGGTTCGCCACGCTCGCGGCGGCAATGGACTGGCTGGATCTGGAACACCGCACCCTGCTCGAGCTGGCCCACCTCGCCCGCGCGCACGAGGAGCACGGTCTGGTGCTCCTGCTGAGCACCACGCTGACCGCCTACCTCTCCCTGCGGCGCCGGGTCGCCGACCACGTCGAGCTGGCCTCGCTCGCGTTGGACTCCGCGATATCGCTTGCCAACCCGCAGATGCAGTACATGACCGCGGTGGAGTGCGCGGAGGCCCTGCTCGCCGCCGAGGCGGTCGAAGAGGCGGTGCGGTGTGCCGAGTACGCGGTGACCTTCGCCGAGCGGACCGAGGAGCCGCAGTTCGTGCTCAAGGCGCAGGGCACGCTCGGGGCGACGCTGCACCGGGCCGGGGACTTCGCGGCGCAACTCGAATGCCACCAGCGGCAGCTGGAACTCAGCCGCGAACTGGGACAACCCGGTGGGGTCGCGGACGCGCTCGCCGGTCTTGGCCGCGCCCACCTCGGGCTCGGTCGGGTCGATGAGGGGCTGGCGCTGGTCGCCGAGTCGGTGCGGATCTCCGGGCGGCGGGAAGCGCAGGCAATCGGGTGGTTTCGTCTTGCCGATGACTACCAACAGCTTGGCCGTGATGGCGAGGCAGCCGAGTGCCTCCAGCGTTTCGTCGGGCTGAGCCGCGAACTGGGGATCCGGCCGTTTCTGGCGGTCGGCCTGGTCCGGCTGTCCGGCAGTCACGCCAATCTGGGCCGGACCGCCGAGGCCATCGAGTGCGGCCGGGAGGCAGCGGAACTGGGCGAGCAGGTGGCGGATGACAGCGTGGCCGGATACGCGCTGGGCCTGCTCGGCTCACTGCTGGCCGACGCCGGACAACCGGAAGAAGCCCGGGACTGCCGGTCGCGGGCGCTGGCCATCGTGGAACGGCACCACGAGCCCGAGTTCCTCGAACTGGCCGAACTACTGCGCGCCGACCTCCGCTAACCCCGCCCCGCCCAGTCGTGCCACAACACCTTCCGGTTCCCGTTCACCCCGCGCCGCTCCCGCAACGTCGCAGGCAACCGCCGCAACACCTCCCCAAGCACCCCAACCCGTAACCCCACCCGGAAATTCGCCGCCCCCGAAGAATCCTTGCGCACCAACAACTTCACCGTGATCAGCCAGAACCGCACCAACTGCCACCCCGCCACCACCGCCGGCGCGCACCGCAACAGCATCAGCAACCGGTTCCGCTCATTCCACCGGTGGAACCGCGGCGACCCCGGCTCCGAACTCGCCCCATGCCGGTGCCACACCACCGCCGACGGCACGCTCACCACCCGCCACCCGGCCAGCCGCAGCCGCCACGAGGTGTCGGTGTCCTCGTAGTAGCAGAAGAAATCCCCCGGCACCCCGCCCACCGAACGCAGCACCTCGGTGCGCAACAACGCCGCGCCGCCGCAGAAGCCGAACGGCTCGCCCACCTCGATCCGGTCCGCGCCGTGGCCGTCGGCGGTCAGCCGCACGCCAAGGGACTGGACCACGCCCTCCTCGGTGACCAGGCGGGAGCTGGCGGCTGCGGCCTTGGGGTCGGCGTCCAGGGCTGATTCCAGGGCGGCCAGCCAGCGGGGTTCGGGGGCGGCGTCGTCGTTGAGCCAGGCCATGTAGGGCGTGTCGACGATGGAGAGGGCGGATTCCAGTGCGCCGGCGTAGCCCGCGTTCTCGTCCAGGCGGAGGATGGTGCCGGACATCGGGTGCTCGGCCAGCAACTGGGCGGTGCCGTCGTCGCTGGCGTTGTCCACGATGATTGTCCACAGTGGACGGGTTTGCGCGGACAGGGCGTCCAGGCAGTCCACGATGTGGTCCCGGCCGCGCCAGGTGACGACGACGACCGTCGTGCGGGGCTGCTGCGACATGCGGTGGACGTTAATGCGTCGGCGACGTGGCAGGCTGACCGGATGCCCGAGCTAGTCGTGCTCACCGAACAGCTCCTCGCCCCCGTCCCCGGCGGCACCGGTCGTTACACCAGGGAGCTGGCCGCGGCGCTGGCGGCGACCGCGCCGGCGGGCTGGGAGGTGACCGGGGTGATCGCCCGGCATCCCGATCCGACCGCGGCGGTGATCCCCGGGGTGCTCGGGCCGCGGATGCTGCCGTTGCCGCGGCGGGCGCTGACGCTGGCCTGGCAGTACGGACTGCCGCTGTGGCCGGGCGGGGACTCGGTGCACGCGCCGACCCCGCTGGCCCCGGCCGCCCCGCGCCGCGGTCGCGGGCTGGTGGTCACCGTGCACGACACCGTGCCGTGGACGCACCCGGAGACCCTCACCCGCCGCGGCGTGGCCTGGCACCGGTCGGTGATCGGCCGGGCGGTGCGCCGGGCGGACGCGCTGGTGGTGCCGACCGCGGCGGTGGAGACCGAACTCGCCCGGTTCGTGCCGGGGCCGGCCAGGGTGCACGTGGTGGGGGAGGGGGTGGCGAGTGTGCTCACCGCGGCCATCCCGGCCGATTCGGCCACCACCATCGTCCGGCGGCTGGGGCTGCCCGAGCGGTACGTGCTGGCCGTGGGCACCGTGGAGCCACGCAAGGGCATCGACGTGCTGATCGAGGCGATGGCCCGGCCGACCGCGCCCGAACTGCCGTTGGTGCTGGTCGGGCCGCCCGGGTGGGGCGGGGTGTCGGTGGGGGAGCTGGCCCGGCGGCACGGGCTGGCGCCGGAGCGGCTGGTGGTGCTCGGGCGGATCAGCGACCGGGAGCTGTCCGTGGTGCTCGGCCGGGCCACCGTGCTGGCCGCGCCCAGCCGGGCCGAGGGCTTCGGACTGCCGGTCTTGGAGGCGATGGCCGCCGGGGTGCCGGTGGTGCATTCGGACGCGCCCGCGCTGGCCGAGGTCGCCGGGGGCGCGGGCATCGCCGTGCCGCGTGGTGACGCGACGGCGCTGGCGGCGGCGTTGCGGCAGGTCAGTGGCGATCCGCGGCGGGCGGCCACGATGGTCGAGGCTGGTCTGCGGCGGGCCGGGCGGTATGGCTGGCGAGCCGCGGCCGAGGCGGTCTGGCGGGTGCACGTGGAGCTGTACCGGCGTCCCACTCGCGGGTGATCAAGGGCAGCGTGACCAGCTGCTGAACCTGAGAAGTTCGCATTCCAGCAATGCGTTGTTCGGGCTGGCCTTAGTCTGCATGGGTGGCGCAAGCAGAACCCAGCGTGTTGATCGACGCGACGGCCGTCCCGGCGGACCGCGGTGGCGTCGGTCGATACGTGGATTCGCTGGTCGCCGCGCTGGACGCGGACGGGGCCCGGATCAGCGTGGTCTGCCAGCCAAGGGACGCCGAGCTGTACCACCAGATGGCCCCCGGCTCCCGGATCGTGGTCGCCACCGAGTCGGTGGCCACCCGCACCGCCCGGCTCACCTGGGAGCAGAGCAGCCTGCCGGTGCTGGCCAGGCGGCTCGCGGTGCAGGTCGTGCACTCCCCGCACTACACGTTGCCGCTGGTCAACCCGGTCGCCTCGGTGGTCACCCTGCACGATGCCACCTTCTTCACCGACTCCGCGCTGCACTCCCCGGTCAAGTCCCGGTTCTTCCGCGGCTGGACCAGGGCCTCGCTGCGCCGCGCCGAGGTCTGCGTGGTGCCGTCCAAGGCCACCGCGACCGAGCTGGTGCGGGTGGCGGGCGCGGACCGGCGGATGCTGCAGGTCGCCCCGCACGGGGTGGACGCCGACCGCTTCCACCCGCCCGCGCCGGAGGAGGTGGCCGCGGTCCGCGCCGAACTGGACCTGACCGACACCCCCTACGTGGCCTTCCTCGGCGCGCTGGAACCACGCAAGAACGTGCCCGCGCTGATCCGCGGCTTCGCCAGGGCCTGCCGCGGCCGGGTCAACCCGCCCGCGCTGGTGCTGGCCGGTCAGCCGGGCTGGGACACCCACGTGGAACGCGCGCTGGACTCGGTGCCGCACCGGTTGCGGGTGATCAGGGCCGGGTACGTGCCGTTCGAGCGCCTCTCCGGCCTGCTCGGCGGCGCCGACCTGGTCGCCTACCCGAGTCTGGGCGAGGGTTTCGGGCTGCCCGTGCTGGAGGCGATGGCCTGCGGCGCGTGCGTGCTGACCACCCGGCGGCTGAGCCTGCCCGAGGTCGGCGGCGACGCGGTCGCCTACTGCGGGGTCGGCGCGGGCGACATCGCCGCCGCGGTGGCCGAACTGCTGGACGACCCGGCCCGCCGCGCCGGACTGGCCACCGCCGCCCAGCAGCGGGCCAAGGACTTCTCCTGGCAGGTCAGCGCGGTCAAACACCGCGAGGCCTACGCCAGGGCGGACGTGCTGCACCGCCGGGGTCGCTGAGACGGCAGAATGTCTCGGCGTGGCCGAGCAGAAGCAGTACGGAGATCGCCTCGCCGTCATCACCGTGACCTACTCGCCCGGCAAGACGCTGGAGCGGTTCCTGGACACCCTGGACGAGGCGAGCAGCCAGTCACCCGTGACCGTCGTGCTGGCCGACAACGGCTCGGTGGACGGCGCGCCCGAGCAGGCCGCGGCCGAGCGGGAGCACGTCCAGCTGCTGGTCATCGGCGAGAACGTCGGCTACGGCACCGCGGCCAACCGCGGCGTGGTCCAGCTCCCGGCCGAGTACGGCTGGGTCGTGGTCGCCAACCCGGACCTGGAATGGGGCCCCGGCTCCCTGGACACCCTGCGCGAGGCCGCCAAGCGCTGGCCCCGGGCCGGCGCGTTCGGCCCCCTGATCCGCGAACCCAACGGCGAGGTCTACCCCTCGGCCCGCCTGGTCCCGTCCCTGGGCCGCGGCGTGGGCCACGCCCTGTTCAGCAAGCTGTGGCCGGGCAACCCGTGGACCCGCGCCTACCGCCAGGAGGACCGCGCCGTCGGCGA contains:
- a CDS encoding cold-shock protein is translated as MPQGTVRWFDAERGFGFLAPEDGSPDVFVHASEIVGDGGAKVLREGQSVVFEVGENDRGPQALRVRVTADAPTGSAVGLLGTVNWYEPGKGYGFASPDGGGADIFVHSSAIVTGGVVTEGQRVAFLIVEGERGPQAGHVIPLGAGAGSPAAAGIADGADGTVAWYDEDKGFGFINPDSGAGDVFVHTRALAEGLTWLAEGDRVAYEVASGDKGPQARDVHLVRGAEPQTAPQRSAPAAAAGPAARDVPVRGGEGVVARYDGDRGFGFITPDAGGDDLFAHASVIMGSEPLQKGDRVRYAVRQSDRGPQADRVERL
- a CDS encoding glycosyltransferase family 4 protein codes for the protein MKPLRVLLDGNPLLGDRTGVGRYTAALAEELASMSTVDVRAVAFTLRGWRALRSAVPHGVRARGLPVPARLLRAAWLRSPLPPIEVFAGFTDVVHATNFVLPPSLRAGSVLTIHDLAFLDAPAEIPASESDLPELVRRSAKRADVVCTPTHAVAETVSERLGVPKDRIKVTPLGVDPAWFVARAPSENLRRRLGLPEQYLLFVGAEGPRKGLASLVAAHAADPELPPLVLAGPGTDTVGGEADRVIRTGYLSELDLRRVVAGAALLVLPSRDEGFGLPVLEAMACGVPVVCSDVPALREVAGGLATLVPFGDVDALTAALSSTLDDGVSADTLAKRRAHASEFTWRRCAEETVAAYRQAAGRR
- a CDS encoding glycosyltransferase; protein product: MAELPLVSVVVVNYRGAEDTITCLRALREQLDYPTERLQLICVDNASGDGSAERIEAEADGVMLVRAPANLGFAGGCNLGVEHSHGEVLAFLNNDARPDPQWVRAAVSVLRAEPTVGAVASKVLDWDGKAIDFVDGGLTWFGMGYKRHAGEPDDGSHDAPRDVLFGTGSALLVRANLFRALHGFDERFFMFYEDVDLGWRLNLRGWRVRYEPASLTYHRHHASMSGVHSAREYYLLERNALAMLYKNLSDASLAKVLPAALALAVRRSTARGELDPTQLEITRRPADRAEDDAPVQISRETLAGFLAIDQFVELLPSLGPSRAEEQAARVCTDHDLLPLMRKAMEPAYPLPRYLAAHEVLVKAFGLDEVFGRPRRILVITGDVVAERMAGPAIRAWNMALTLAGEHEVRLVSINKSFAPPPAPFAVVQAPQRDLPQHVDWADVVVLQGHVLELVPSLKRKDSTKIVVCDVYDPMHLELLEQSKDNDDERRAKDVIGVTKVLNAQLQRGDFFLCASERQRHFWLGNLMALGRLTPALYDADPTVQSLLAVAPFGLPGKPPERNGRGIRGVAPNIGESDKVVLWAGGVYSWFDPLTLIQSVDLLRHKRDDLRLFFLGMRHPNPDVPEMGITAETRRLAHQLGLVNRHVFFNESWVPYHQRQNFLLDADCGVTTHFEHVETTFAFRTRVLDYLWAGLPIVTTDGDSFADLVRAEGLGLVVPAEDPAELAEALDLVLYDTEFAAACRDRIAAIRDEFTWENALAPLVEFCRNPRPAADRLSASSPLTRTPPLNSGQRLRRDLGLFREYLNAGGAGEVARRAGGRLARLAKDRLRGGDERSQ
- a CDS encoding ClpX C4-type zinc finger protein — encoded protein: MPLDETLLAATRAATEGWRAAQRATEQAKAEYQRSVRRLHLSGASLREIADALDLSHQRVHQLVEAAGGVPDWRPRKEPSGRACSFCATPEEESARLVAGPQIFICDNCVNQAQLVLAGHPSRLDQAAGRFTCSFCAKPATEVGPVATGPGVRICGGCAGFAAEVLAATLGG
- a CDS encoding AAA family ATPase codes for the protein MSTHNRISGQVWANLVVQGRDITVQQPVVPSQALSGLPPQPVFVGRDRELAELLDSLRAGSVVVTGLPGVGKTALAVRAAHELRPEFPGGVLFLDLRGYDTPITGEQALTDLLTALGEPAPTGQDACERSYRSALHRHQPLLLVADNASTTTQVQPLLPDGPHRLLVTSRHTLADLDARLLDLAVLPPAEAEALLAELLRQATGDDSRLGPELADLARLCGYLPLALRITAADLAAHPGQPLSARGQALADERELLSELEFGSELAVRASFDLSYRQLPPEQARMFRLLPVNPGEQVSTEAAAAIADLSEPAARRLLSELARAHLIEQGSRWDRWRLHDLLAAYAAELPEDGRAPALGRMVQHYGPVAEQASDHVMNRDNPPDNRFATLAAAMDWLDLEHRTLLELAHLARAHEEHGLVLLLSTTLTAYLSLRRRVADHVELASLALDSAISLANPQMQYMTAVECAEALLAAEAVEEAVRCAEYAVTFAERTEEPQFVLKAQGTLGATLHRAGDFAAQLECHQRQLELSRELGQPGGVADALAGLGRAHLGLGRVDEGLALVAESVRISGRREAQAIGWFRLADDYQQLGRDGEAAECLQRFVGLSRELGIRPFLAVGLVRLSGSHANLGRTAEAIECGREAAELGEQVADDSVAGYALGLLGSLLADAGQPEEARDCRSRALAIVERHHEPEFLELAELLRADLR